The stretch of DNA ACCACAGAAAGGCACCGGTCAACGTTCCTTAATTTTGAACATAGGACAGCCAATTTTTGCAACAGTCAAGTAGCAGATCAGCTTGAAATTCAATAAGAAAATCAACGTAGCATACAGGCTAGTTTTCCTTCACAGCTGACCCTTTCTAACATTCTTGGGCAGATGCAGCTATGGATAATAAAAATTCTTCAACATTTTTCTGATGACATAGGTCTGAAAGAAATATTGAGCCTTAACTTACCTATTTCATATCAACTCTAACCATAAAGTAAAAACCAAAATACACAAAGATGCCATTAAATCAAAACGAACTAAATGGTTTCTTTCCCAGCATTTAACAGCTTGCTTAAAAAGCAAATTATTGAAACTTGACATAAACATTAAAGGATAAAAGTTACTTACTCACAGAGAAAAGCATCAGCTTCATCAATGAAAAGCAGCAAACCTTTCTTTGACTTTTTGGCCCAATCAAATATTTCATGAATTTTGGTAACAGCCTGCGGACCCAATGGGGCAACATCACCTCCTGTCATCATAGCATAATCCAAACCCTGCAGAAACAAAACAACATTCCAAAGGAAACTAGCCAGTAAGCATAAACTCTAGTATTCCCATGAAAACAGACCAGAACAATTAAAAAGTCCTAAGAAAAGAGTAACCTCCTACTGAAGCTAATTGAAGCAAAGACAATAGTGTCTGCTAAGTCGATTGTTAGTGTtcctttttaaaatatatcatgCTTAAATTACAGATAAAGTAACATAAATCAccggatatttgtgtgtgtgtgtgtgtgtgtggggggggggggggggggggggggggggagggggggtgagcatttaaggaatatttttctcttcttattgCTTGGCACAATTTTGCATTTTGGGATCTACCACTGACCAAACAAACCCCCTTGGTGGCACACATTGAGGCTTgcctcagagagagagagagttgccaCCATACCGATTTTCGAGCTATTTCTCTGGCAACCATGGTTTTACCAGTCCCGGGAGGGCCATAAAACAGCATGTTGCGAAAGGGTGCCTCGTGAGACTTTGTGTTTGCTGTAGCTCTAGCAAGGTGCTCTATCCTTCTCTGCAAAGAAGGATGAAGGACAATATTTCCAAATTTAGTTTTACTACCAGCAGATGCTGCCCCTGCTGCTGTACTGTAATTAAGCAACTTGTTAGCTCCTTGAGAAACTATTCCCGACCATGGGAATTTTGCAATGGATGATTCTCGAATCAGTGATGGTTGCCCCAGAATCCGGTTGACATACCCCCAAATCACTCTGGATCCTTCTCTGCAGCCAGATGAAGAGAAAACACCAAATTTAATTAGATTGCTTAACTGCACAATCATTAGCATAACCAATGCGCAATCCAATATAGAGGCTAAAATATGTCTTCCCTTTGGCCATGTTGTGAGCAGAATAGAAATGATCAACATCATAAGCTACAAACCAAATACATGATTGAATTGTGTTAGGAAGACTGAGCAAAAACAGAGCATGATTCTAGTgcaactttttttgtttttcaacaGAAGATAATTGCATAAATATCCAAACGAAGGAGAAGCCTTCCGTTTAGATGAGTGGGGATGCGAGATAAATTAAAGTTCTCTTTGCTTTATTCACCACCAAAATTTGGATGGATATTAAAACACAGAAAAGAGAAGGCATTACCATATAAGTTGCTGCATTGTCAACATTGTAGACAAAGATAAAGAGGAAAAGGAATCATGATCTCTCTCCACCCTCCCAaccccaaaaataaataattaaatatataaacattaaaaaaaacttacaacATACACATCCAGATGATATCAGATCTCCCTTTTATCAAATGACACTGTTAGTTTGTACAGATACTTGTGAAGCTAAATTTCATCAGGCAcaatctcactatggatttaTCAGTAGGGCTATATCATTTCTTCATAAAGTTGATAAGTGCAGTTAATCAATAAATCAGATCAGAGATTCAGAGGGACTTATAGAAAAACAAGGGTTCAAGGCGAGCAAGATAAATCCATAGCTACCTGGGATCAGGATATGATGGTCTCCTCACATATTTGGCTGATAATGCAACAAGATGTGTTGTACATTTGAACAAATAATAATGTGGTCACAAATAACCCTCAGTAAGCCAGTCATTAAGGGTAAATACACTTGCCACACTTAAGTTTCACTAAATTACTATGGGTACTCCCCCACATTCTAGAAATTACACTAACCTCCCCTCAGTTAAAAAATAGTTAAGAAATTCGTGTAAttgtttaaaactttgaaaGTACCCTGGGTAACATTAATCTAACCTCAAGGGCTAATCTAATATACCTTTTGAACAATAAGAGTAGCCAATGTAATTTCTGAAAGCGAGAGGTACTTCGTGTATTTATATAGAACCTCAGGGGTGCCTCACATAATTTTCCCTTAACCTAAAAGTGTTTCACAAACAAAAATGCAAAGAGTACAGCATGGCCAGACCTTGTAGTATATACTCCTGCAGCTAAGGCAGTAGCTCCACCAACAGTCATAAGTAATTTACTCCTGTCATTTAACAAAACCCTGAAACCCCCTGCATATCATGGTCAAGAAATACCCATATTAAGAAGATATGTTTTAGGCAGATGATAATgacaagagaaaaataatttatgtcaAATAATATGATATGCAGCCAAGATGATATCATTAGTAGCCAATGACAAAGCTAAGCAAAAGttcaatgaattaaaaataaagatataatataCCATCTGGATGTTATTCacatacataaataatataatagtaaataaACTACAACACAATTCAACCAAATTGCCATACATACTTCAGAACAAACTTGTTAGGCTTGTGACAAAATCTAATAGAATAATAAcccataattatttatttcacaCCTTCAATGTGACTAAAAGTTGTATTGATGGCTGCAAGCCACTTTTCTCTTTCGCCATTCATCCGTTCTAAAAGCATTCTTCTGTTATGGTCCTCGGTCAATTTTGCTTCATGAGCCCGACCTTCGGCCTCAGCCATGGCCTTTACTCTTATGGTTTCACGTTCTATTTCAGCTTTCTCTTTCTCCGTCTGACGTTGTTGAGCTTGGATCTGTTCTTCAGTCACCCTCCTTGCCTGTTCTTTCCGTATGGAGGACTCCTCTTGCATCCTAACCAACTCAGCATTATGCCGTCTCTGAGATTCATGGTCCGTCTGAAAACGCAACATAATAAGTTTAAATGCTTAACATATGAAGCTTTCTCTAAGACCACCTTCGTGCTCAATCACATGGTTGGATATGAACAAACCAAGTTTAAGGCGCActagtattgaaaaattgagCACAATCACATGAATAAGGTTGAATAAATATACAGAACAAGAAATGAATCCAGTACTTCTAATACCTTGTTATATTACTACTTACTACTGTTTACACTAATATTTGAACTTTTACGGagacaataatatatattaggcattctaaaaaagaaaagtgaatgaaaaaggaaaataaagcaAAAACAAAGAGGAATGAAATGTACATGTAAGTTGTCTGAATCTCAGATAAAGGTACATATTAATATTTGGGGCAACAAGTGTCATTTTCTTAAAGCCAATAACTCCAACAACAATTTGCAGGGGATGAAGTCGGGATCTTAGTAAAGTTCCACAACCATTGGCAAATGAACAAAAAGGCACTAGAAGGGCTAATTTCACCTGCATTCTTTTCCTAGCCAACTCATCTTCATATCGCAACATTTGTGCCTTTGCCTGTGATTGTTGCTGTAATAAATTCCTTTGCTCCTCAGCCATTTTCTGCTGCTTGTCCTGACAATGCAGATATTTGAAATAAGAACCACAAAAAGGggaattaaatcaaaaggatAGGTTACAAATATACaaaaggataaaagaaaaaataagtagcaaaatttgagaaacaacaacatatcaagccttaattccactaggtacggtcagctatatgaattctaactcGCTGTACAACAAAACTCATATTCTGCACATGTTCGTGCCTTAGCACAGTGCTTCACATTCCATGCCATACAAGGTTGATCATATAGCAATCtgataaaaaatttcttttacttttgacaaaattttattatacaaaaaaaCACCAAGCATACTATTCTATTTTAACCGTCATATCTTAATTCTATGAGTAAATTCTCATTAACTTCTCCATATTTTTGAAGAATAGATCCAAGTATTTAAATTGATCTTTTCTGGGGAtaacttgatcttcaagtcAATCCAATATATAGTTAacacatataattttatatttggtttTCAATCTATTGAATTTAAAATCTTCTAGAGTGTTCCTCCATATTTCAAGCTTATTATTCACGCTGCTTATCCACCAAGAGA from Diospyros lotus cultivar Yz01 chromosome 6, ASM1463336v1, whole genome shotgun sequence encodes:
- the LOC127804846 gene encoding uncharacterized protein LOC127804846 translates to MAGSRLSSLAAVAAAAATAASLPALSNRAYADSPFRFSPFSSPSPSPSPPAPQSESSHEKASPAADEPRGGFDPESLERGAKALREINSSPHAKQVFEVMRKQEQNRLAELAAEKAHYEAIQSQADIDKQQKMAEEQRNLLQQQSQAKAQMLRYEDELARKRMQTDHESQRRHNAELVRMQEESSIRKEQARRVTEEQIQAQQRQTEKEKAEIERETIRVKAMAEAEGRAHEAKLTEDHNRRMLLERMNGEREKWLAAINTTFSHIEGGFRVLLNDRSKLLMTVGGATALAAGVYTTREGSRVIWGYVNRILGQPSLIRESSIAKFPWSGIVSQGANKLLNYSTAAGAASAGSKTKFGNIVLHPSLQRRIEHLARATANTKSHEAPFRNMLFYGPPGTGKTMVAREIARKSGLDYAMMTGGDVAPLGPQAVTKIHEIFDWAKKSKKGLLLFIDEADAFLCERNSKHMSEAQRSALNALLFRTGDQSRDVVLVLATNRPGDLDSAITDRIDEVIEFPLPGEEERFKLLKLYLNKYMSDEGVNESKLGSLFNRTAQKITIKDLSDEVLREAAQKTEGFSGREIAKLMAGVQAAVYGRPDCVLDSGLFREIVDYKVAEHEQRMRLASEGGQTA